In Kryptolebias marmoratus isolate JLee-2015 linkage group LG11, ASM164957v2, whole genome shotgun sequence, the following proteins share a genomic window:
- the LOC119617484 gene encoding myosin-6-like, whose translation MYSQENTFQTVPMAATGSGPRNMDHRENFRQERRPQRYSRPGGYYNQETYPNYNQYHHGPPNYQNIIPPSGYPVFHQPLPMMNPFMLFQENMELKAKLCEAMSEIQKLTTQRQEQTPQKYETIIYELKKELNQVRNEKEACEQTILHLKNLEESNLELKAELEKTQNWLSESRVREFNADFNSIAARKLINSLNRDLEAAKKKMVRATQDGQTGLETASQLEKLQSQLNEATSTIDYLKQELHKVYKEKEDCVKDVFELKDIVQSKLQMESKLEQAQSELRNLGNKLFDKTVKLDQSKNMIDRLNRELEAANRNLQSKNNIQPTQDQDTETQADLEELPAEDKEITEAHQDEQLEPKPELTALNEQLPKAEEPFTEPMEHLQNELPGPLEIKSDQETIDKNDELQNIMDEKILHLEAKMKLLDTKKPKRKKRNWFVRLFTCTTHMPSEE comes from the coding sequence atgtaTTCACAAGAAAACACTTTCCAGACAGTTCCAATGGCTGCTACTGGTTCAGGACCCAGGAATATGGATCACAGGGAAAACTTTCGACAGGAACGTCGGCCGCAAAGGTATTCTCGCCCCGGAGGATATTACAATCAAGAGACCTATCCAAACTACAATCAGTACCACCATGGACCTCCAAATTATCAAAACATCATTCCTCCAAGTGGATACCCAGTGTTTCATCAGCCTCTGCCAATGATGAATCCATTTATGCTGTTTCAAGAAAACATGGAGTTGAAGGCCAAACTCTGCGAGGCTATGTCTGAAATTCAAAAGCTGACGACCCAACGACAAGAGCAAACTCCCCAAAAATATGAGACAATTATCTACGAACTGAAAAAAGAACTCAACCAAGTTCGCAACGAAAAGGAGGCTTGTGAGCAAACCATTCTCCATTTAAAAAACCTTGAGGAGTCAAACCTTGAACTTAAAGCTGAGTTGGAGAAAACCCAAAACTGGCTGAGTGAATCTCGAGTCAGGGAGTTTAATGCTGACTTTAACTCCATTGCAGCCAGGAAGTTGATTAACAGCCTAAATCGGGACTTGGAGgcagctaaaaagaaaatggtccGAGCTACACAAGACGGGCAGACTGGTTTAGAAACTGCGTCCCAGCTGGAAAAACTTCAAAGTCAGCTTAATGAAGCAACATCAACCATTGACTACCTAAAGCAAGAGCTACACAAAGTCtacaaagaaaaggaagattGTGTAAAAGATGTCTTTGAATTAAAGGACATTGTGCAGTCAAAGCTTCAAATGGAATCCAAACTGGAGCAAGCTCAAAGTGAGCTGAGAAATCTTGGGAACAAACTGTTTGACAAAACGGTCAAATTGGATCAATCAAAAAATATGATTGACCGCCTAAATCGGGAGCTAGAGGCTGCTAACAGAAACCtacagagcaaaaacaacatcCAACCCACACAGGACCAGGATACAGAGACTCAGGCGGACCTTGAGGAGTTACCAGCAGAAGATAAGGAGATCACAGAAGCTCACCAAGATGAACAACTTGAACCCAAACCTGAACTCACGGCTCTGAACGAACAGCTTCCAAAAGCTGAGGAGCCTTTCACTGAACCCATGGAGCATCTTCAAAACGAACTGCCAGGACCACTAGAAATCAAGTCCGATCAAGAGACCATTGATAAAAACGATGAACTGCAAAACATCATGGACGAAAAAATTCTACATCTTGAGGCAAAAATGAAATTGCTTGACACGAAAAAGCcaaaaaggaagaagaggaacTGGTTTGTTAGGCTTTTTACTTGTACAACACACATGCCTAGTGAAGAGTAA
- the lysmd4 gene encoding lysM and putative peptidoglycan-binding domain-containing protein 4, whose protein sequence is MWRGEHGPQAFQAPVDVHASADGQVYMFRRRPNEFALSSDDEELSVLETRQMNQDKVRNVQLLEREVLDGDNLNKLALQYGCKVADIKRVNNLIQEQDLFALKYIKIPVQKHTLLQETFSDLRDPQEDKPGSPPSPVSPHDRARGQPHLQEVTDFLMEVDNDIDKLIMSTSDRNEDFLQNSEKPRWFGFRRRHPASHGADWGIQWWNAVVAMLLIGIVLPIFYIIYFKSKANGVVSPTDGVDSSSISASNASRTGS, encoded by the exons ATGTGGAGGGGGGAGCATGGCCCGCAGGCTTTCCAGGCCCCTGTCGATGTTCATGCCAGCGCAGACGGCCAGGTGTACATGTTCCGGAGGAGACCCAACGAGTTTGCTCTGTCCTCGGACGACGAGGAGCTCAGCGTGTTGGAGACGAGGCAGATGAATCAAGACAAAGTGAGGAACGTCCAGCTGCTCGAGCGCGAGGTTTTAGATGGGGATAACCTCAACAAGCTTGCATTACAATATGGCTGTAAG GTGGCCGACATAAAGCGGGTAAACAACCTCATACAGGAACAGGATCTTTTTGCACTGAAATATATCAAAATCCCAGTTCAGAAGCACACCTTATTGCAAGAAACGTTCTCAGATCTGCGTGATCCTCAAGAGGACAAGCCGGGCTCACCTCCGTCACCGGTGAGTCCTCACGACCGCGCTCGGGGTCAGCCGCATCTGCAGGAGGTCACAGACTTTCTCATGGAGGTGGACAATGACATCGACAAACTGATCATGAGCACATCCGATCGCAACGAGGATTTCTTGCAGAACTCCGAGAAACCTCGGTGGTTCGGTTTCCGACGACGGCATCCGGCGAGTCACGGAGCCGACTGGGGGATCCAGTGGTGGAACGCTGTCGTGGCCATGCTCCTCATAGGCATTGTCCTGCCGAtattttacatcatttatttCAAGTCGAAAGCTAACGGAGTAGTTTCGCCGACGGATGGCGTTGACTCATCGTCCATCTCAGCCTCAAACGCATCAAGGACAGGGAGCTGA